GGCGGGTCACGTCCGCGCGCGGGCGGTCATGGATGAGGTGCCGGTTCGTGCTGGCGGAGCAGGTCGCGGGCGGCGTCGATGGTGCCGAGCGCAGCCGTGAGGTTGACCCGCACGAGAGAGAGGGCTGCGATGACGAGGCCTGAGCACACGGTCGCGAGGGTCTCGTGCCGCTCGGCGGGCAGGTCGGGTGCTTGGCGGACGACGCCCGCGGCGACGGCGGCGCGCAGCTCGGTCGCGTAGGAGTCGATCGTCGTCGCGACCTGGGCGTCACGGGCGATCGGGGCGTTGGCCGCGCACAGGAGGAGGCATCCGTTGGCTCCGGCGTGACGCAGCGCCTCCTGCAGCCCGGCGAGGTAGCCGTCGAGGGCGTCGGGGGCGGCGTCGTCCCGCGTGAGCTCGCGCAGCCGCGGGCGCACGATCTCGTCGAGGTAGCTCGCGACGACGGCGTCGAACAAGCCGCGCTTGGAGCCGAACGCGTGGTAGATGCTCGAGCGGGAGAGCCCGGTGGCCTGCTCGAGCTCGGGCAGCGACGCGCTCTCGTAGCCGTGCTCCCAGAAGACGGCGCGGGCGGCGCGGACGACCTCGTTCGTGTCGAACGTCTGGGTGCGGCCCATGTGACCCTCCTGGTGGTGAACTGATCGATCCAGTATATTCTAGATCGATCAGTCCACTAACGGCGCGCAGGGCGCGCTCAACCGAGGAGTCCCCATGGTCATCGCTGGCCTCGTGCTCGCAGGCGTCGCCGCCCTCGTGCACGTCTTCATCTTCTATCTCGAGTCGATCGCCTGGACGAGCGCCCGCGCCCGCGCCGTCTTCGGCACCGGCACCGTGGAGCAGGCGGCCGTGCAGCAGCAGCTCGCGTTCAACCAGGGCTTCTACAACCTGTTCCTCGCGATCGCCGTCGCGCTCGGCATCGTCCTCTACGCAGCCGGGCAGACCGCCGTCGGCGCGACCCTCGTCCTCACAGGCGCCGGCTCGATGGCCGCCGCCGCCCTCGTCCTCCTCCTCTCGAGCCCCGACAAGGCCTCGGCAGCGCTCAAGCAGGGCCTCGCACCCGCGCTCGGCGTCCTCGCCCTCGCCCTTGGCCTCGCACTCTGAAACGGAACGAAAGCAGAACATGACCCACGCAGCCAGCACCCAGGTCCAGCTCGTCTCCCGTCCCCACGGGTGGCCCACCCCCGAGAACTTCCGCACGGTCACCGTCGAGCTCGGCGACCTCGCCCCCGGCGAGGTCCGCGTCGCCAACGCCTTCCTCTCCGTCGACCCGTACATGCGCGGCCGCATGAACGACACGAAGAGCTACATCCCGCCCTTCGCCCTCGGCGAGACGATGACGGGCGGCGCGATCGGCCGCGTCGTCGAGTCTGCCGCCGACTCCCTGCCCGTCGGGACACTCGTGCAGCACGACCTCGGCTGGCGCGACGTCGCCCAGGCCGACGCGAGCCGGTTCCGCTCGGTGCCCGAGCTGCCGGGCGTCCCGCTCTCCGTGCGCCTCGGCATGCTCGGCATGACCGGCCTCACCGGATACGTCGGCCTCACCGCGATCGCCCAGATCAAGGAGGGAGACACGGTGTTCGTCTCCGGCGCCGCAGGCGCCGTCGGCACCGCCGCCGGGCAGATCGCCCGGCTCCTCGGCGCGAAGCGCGTCGTCGGCTCCGCAGGCTCGGCCGAGAAGGTCGCGCTGCTCACGGAGAAGTACGGGTACGACGCCGCGCTCAACTACAAGGACGCGCCCGTCCGCGAGCAGCTGCCCGCCCTCGTGCCCGACGGCGTCGACGTGTTCTTCGACAACGTCGGCGGCGACCACCTCGAGGCCGCACTCGACGTCATGAACACCGGCGGGCGCAT
This genomic window from Flavimobilis soli contains:
- a CDS encoding TetR/AcrR family transcriptional regulator, giving the protein MGRTQTFDTNEVVRAARAVFWEHGYESASLPELEQATGLSRSSIYHAFGSKRGLFDAVVASYLDEIVRPRLRELTRDDAAPDALDGYLAGLQEALRHAGANGCLLLCAANAPIARDAQVATTIDSYATELRAAVAAGVVRQAPDLPAERHETLATVCSGLVIAALSLVRVNLTAALGTIDAARDLLRQHEPAPHP
- a CDS encoding DUF1304 domain-containing protein codes for the protein MVIAGLVLAGVAALVHVFIFYLESIAWTSARARAVFGTGTVEQAAVQQQLAFNQGFYNLFLAIAVALGIVLYAAGQTAVGATLVLTGAGSMAAAALVLLLSSPDKASAALKQGLAPALGVLALALGLAL
- a CDS encoding NADP-dependent oxidoreductase gives rise to the protein MTHAASTQVQLVSRPHGWPTPENFRTVTVELGDLAPGEVRVANAFLSVDPYMRGRMNDTKSYIPPFALGETMTGGAIGRVVESAADSLPVGTLVQHDLGWRDVAQADASRFRSVPELPGVPLSVRLGMLGMTGLTGYVGLTAIAQIKEGDTVFVSGAAGAVGTAAGQIARLLGAKRVVGSAGSAEKVALLTEKYGYDAALNYKDAPVREQLPALVPDGVDVFFDNVGGDHLEAALDVMNTGGRIALCGAISTYNSTEPAPGPDNIGNVITRSLTIKGFTLGGWFHLAPEFTEKMAGWFAGGKVAYDETIVDGVENAVDAFLDMMRGGNVGKMLVRVSPDA